TCTTTTAAATTATTTATCATCATTTATGAAAAATTATAATTCTCAAACTATTAATTACAATCAATTATTTTTAGAAACGGCAAAAAATAATATACCTATATTGTTAATAGTTTGGTTTTTAGGATTAACCATGATAGGAATCCCTATAATATTGGTGTTAGATGTAATTAAAGGCTTTACCATGGGCTTTACTGTAACATTTTTTGTGAATGGTATGGGGTTTAAGGGGATCTGGATGGCACTTTTATCTGTTATTCCTCAAAATATTATATACATACCTTGTATAATAATTGGATCTGTAGTGGCTATGGAATTCT
This genomic window from Clostridium pasteurianum DSM 525 = ATCC 6013 contains:
- the spoIIM gene encoding stage II sporulation protein M, which produces MKVTFFKNLIASHLQNNLWLYVLSAICLCTGIVLGVYTVKYMSGFEKSDLLNYLSSFMKNYNSQTINYNQLFLETAKNNIPILLIVWFLGLTMIGIPIILVLDVIKGFTMGFTVTFFVNGMGFKGIWMALLSVIPQNIIYIPCIIIGSVVAMEFSLMLIKSNGKKHWTTGISSRIMSYSIVFIIIAACMFVGLSFETYITPNIIKAIA